Proteins found in one Coriobacteriia bacterium genomic segment:
- a CDS encoding extracellular solute-binding protein: MIDRLRGTAVWRFVAVLLAFALVFSLAACATEEEPVEEETEEVVEEPVETTDLILASTTSTQDSGLFDVLIPAFEEAYPEYKVNVIAKGTGEALELGQNKDADVLLVHAKAKEETFVADGYGTERKDVMYNDFIIVGPAADPAGLKGTATAAEALTKLSAAGASFISRGDESGTHTAEKALWTKAAITPAGAWYISAGKGMGDCLTMASEMGGYTLTDRATYYNMRDSLGLEILVEGDTALFNQYGVIPVTDATNMEGAQAFADWITSEEGQAVIAEYGVEEFGEPLFFPNAQ, translated from the coding sequence ATGATCGACCGCTTGAGGGGTACTGCCGTCTGGCGCTTCGTCGCTGTTCTTCTCGCCTTCGCGCTGGTGTTCTCGCTTGCCGCGTGCGCGACCGAAGAGGAGCCAGTCGAGGAAGAGACAGAAGAGGTAGTTGAGGAACCGGTCGAAACCACCGACCTCATCCTCGCCTCGACCACGTCCACCCAGGACTCGGGACTCTTCGACGTGCTGATCCCGGCATTCGAGGAGGCCTATCCGGAGTACAAGGTCAACGTGATCGCGAAGGGTACTGGCGAGGCGCTTGAACTCGGCCAGAACAAGGACGCCGACGTTCTGCTCGTCCACGCGAAAGCCAAGGAAGAGACGTTCGTGGCCGACGGTTACGGTACCGAGCGCAAGGACGTCATGTACAACGACTTCATCATCGTAGGTCCCGCTGCCGATCCGGCGGGTCTCAAGGGGACCGCGACGGCTGCTGAGGCACTCACGAAGCTGTCCGCCGCCGGCGCCTCGTTCATCTCCCGCGGTGATGAGTCGGGAACGCACACGGCCGAGAAGGCCCTGTGGACCAAGGCCGCCATCACGCCAGCCGGCGCATGGTACATCTCTGCTGGCAAGGGCATGGGTGACTGCCTCACGATGGCCTCGGAAATGGGCGGGTACACGCTCACCGACCGTGCGACGTACTACAACATGCGGGATTCACTCGGCCTCGAGATCCTCGTCGAGGGCGACACGGCCCTGTTCAACCAGTACGGTGTCATCCCGGTCACCGACGCCACCAACATGGAGGGCGCGCAGGCCTTCGCCGACTGGATCACGAGCGAAGAGGGCCAGGCCGTCATCGCCGAGTACGGCGTGGAGGAGTTCGGGGAGCCGCTCTTCTTCCCGAACGCGCAGTAG
- a CDS encoding putative sulfate/molybdate transporter → MPKQDIKLSLGEFAGSMGDFGTLLPLAIGYIVVCDLDPAGFLVMMGLANIATGLVYRLPMPIEPMKVLAVVAIAQHWTPSMISASGFGMGIVWLLLAATGAITWIARVTPKPVVMGVQVTLGVLLAAEAIKLSSASWLLAIAGVIIVLTLRKNRYAPAAIVLVGGGILIMLLQGGFDGLAPVQFRLPSIATFTPTEVWETLLLAGFAQVPLTAANAVISTSSLITSYWPDEHVSPRKLAFSHGVMNLVSPVFGGMPMCHGAGGLVGQYFYGARTAGTNFIEGTIEIVLGLFFAGSIAGLFAAFPQAIVGAMMFMVGLELIRFVRHLRLARDMAVVAVTVLVALLTNMAFGFLAGLVAHRLITLATRPQQG, encoded by the coding sequence ATGCCGAAGCAGGACATCAAGCTTAGCCTCGGCGAGTTCGCCGGTTCGATGGGCGACTTCGGCACCCTGCTGCCGCTTGCGATCGGCTACATCGTCGTGTGCGATCTCGACCCGGCGGGCTTCCTCGTGATGATGGGGCTCGCGAACATCGCGACCGGGCTCGTCTACCGCCTGCCGATGCCGATCGAGCCGATGAAGGTGCTCGCGGTGGTGGCGATCGCGCAGCATTGGACACCCTCGATGATCAGCGCTTCCGGGTTCGGCATGGGTATCGTGTGGCTCCTCCTGGCCGCCACCGGGGCCATCACGTGGATCGCGCGCGTCACGCCGAAGCCGGTCGTGATGGGAGTCCAGGTGACGCTCGGCGTCTTGCTCGCAGCCGAAGCGATCAAGCTGAGCTCCGCCTCGTGGCTGCTGGCCATCGCGGGCGTCATCATCGTGCTCACGCTGCGCAAGAACAGGTACGCTCCTGCGGCTATCGTGCTCGTGGGTGGCGGGATCCTCATCATGCTGTTGCAGGGCGGCTTCGACGGGCTGGCTCCCGTGCAGTTCCGCCTGCCATCCATCGCCACGTTCACCCCCACCGAGGTATGGGAGACCCTGCTGCTGGCGGGGTTCGCACAGGTGCCGCTCACTGCGGCGAACGCGGTCATCTCCACCTCCTCGCTGATCACGAGCTACTGGCCTGATGAGCACGTGAGCCCGCGGAAGCTTGCGTTCAGCCACGGCGTGATGAATCTCGTCTCGCCGGTCTTCGGAGGGATGCCCATGTGCCACGGGGCAGGCGGGCTCGTGGGGCAGTACTTCTACGGTGCCCGCACGGCCGGGACGAACTTCATCGAGGGTACGATCGAGATCGTGCTCGGCCTCTTCTTCGCCGGTTCCATCGCGGGGCTGTTCGCCGCGTTCCCACAGGCCATCGTGGGGGCGATGATGTTCATGGTGGGACTCGAGCTCATCAGGTTCGTCCGCCACCTGAGGCTGGCCAGGGACATGGCCGTGGTGGCGGTGACCGTGCTGGTGGCGCTGTTGACCAACATGGCGTTCGGCTTTCTGGCTGGCCTCGTCGCGCATAGGCTCATAACGCTGGCCACGCGGCCCCAGCAGGGCTGA
- a CDS encoding selenium metabolism-associated LysR family transcriptional regulator, producing the protein MNVSQLRTFVAVVDHGSFSEAARMLGISQPAVTMQVQALEADIDATLLDRGYRKVALTEAGHALLPHARKVLAELDDARSAIDAVSSTVSGRLTVAASTTPGQYLLPRLLGGFLKLYPEVGVTLRVYDSTDVVAHVESGEADLGMTGAEVHGARVVYERLGSDDLTLICPPDHPLAAHSPISFSEITGELFIVREQGSGTRMAVEEVIRRGGVDPADLDVVMELGTNEAIVSAVEGGMGLGIVSLQVAHQALNLGTVAEVKGAGFPVARPLFLVLPRRTLVRAGAALADYLRVEM; encoded by the coding sequence GTGAACGTCAGCCAGCTCAGGACCTTCGTCGCGGTGGTGGATCACGGCTCCTTCTCCGAGGCCGCCCGCATGCTCGGCATCTCGCAGCCGGCCGTGACGATGCAGGTCCAAGCGCTCGAGGCGGACATCGACGCGACCCTGCTCGATCGCGGGTATCGCAAGGTAGCGCTCACCGAGGCCGGCCACGCGCTGCTGCCTCACGCGCGCAAGGTCCTCGCCGAGCTCGACGACGCCCGTAGCGCGATCGACGCCGTGTCGAGCACGGTCAGCGGTCGGCTCACGGTGGCCGCGAGCACGACGCCTGGACAGTACCTGTTGCCGCGCCTGCTGGGCGGCTTCCTGAAGCTCTATCCCGAAGTGGGCGTCACGCTCCGCGTCTACGACAGCACCGATGTGGTCGCGCACGTGGAGAGCGGCGAGGCCGACCTGGGGATGACCGGCGCCGAGGTTCACGGCGCCCGGGTCGTCTACGAGCGGCTGGGCTCCGATGACCTCACGCTGATCTGCCCCCCCGACCATCCGCTCGCAGCGCACAGCCCGATCTCGTTCAGCGAGATCACCGGTGAACTCTTCATCGTCCGCGAGCAGGGTTCGGGCACCCGTATGGCCGTCGAGGAAGTCATCCGCCGCGGCGGCGTAGACCCCGCGGATCTCGATGTCGTCATGGAGCTCGGCACGAACGAGGCGATCGTGAGCGCGGTCGAAGGCGGCATGGGTCTCGGCATCGTGAGTCTCCAGGTGGCGCACCAGGCGCTCAACCTCGGCACTGTCGCCGAGGTGAAGGGCGCAGGCTTCCCGGTCGCGCGTCCGCTCTTTCTCGTCCTACCGCGACGCACCCTCGTGCGAGCAGGCGCGGCGCTGGCGGACTACCTGCGCGTGGAGATGTGA
- a CDS encoding transcriptional repressor, with protein sequence MSPQRALIAEAVSALPGAFTAEELHCSVGRTAPGVGLATVYRALAAMQAAGSITSVGERGGSALLAHCARNDHHHHLVCTECGAVVAIDCPLSAEALASAEHAGHLVTRHEITLYGLCAHCRTRREDR encoded by the coding sequence ATGAGCCCGCAACGGGCGCTCATCGCCGAAGCGGTCAGCGCGCTCCCCGGAGCCTTCACCGCGGAGGAACTGCACTGCTCCGTGGGGCGCACGGCCCCCGGTGTGGGACTCGCGACCGTCTACCGCGCGCTGGCCGCCATGCAGGCAGCGGGCTCCATCACCTCGGTCGGCGAGCGCGGCGGCTCGGCGCTTCTGGCTCACTGCGCCCGGAACGACCATCACCACCATCTCGTGTGCACCGAGTGCGGCGCCGTCGTGGCAATAGACTGCCCGCTCAGCGCGGAGGCGCTCGCGTCGGCCGAGCACGCCGGCCACCTCGTCACCCGGCACGAGATCACGCTCTACGGGCTCTGCGCGCACTGCCGGACCCGGCGGGAGGACCGTTAG
- a CDS encoding energy-coupling factor ABC transporter permease — protein sequence MSHIHIPDGVLPWWLWLGGWALAFGLLAVASRRAKQAESRRAVPLIGAVSALVLVSMGSEIVPLAYHINLTVIAGVLLGPWLGAISAFIVVLVLALMGHGGITVVGLNTLVIATEMALGWALVRGGARLLGPTRIRPLAAVATVLTLAITTTMLVGIVALAGTGATARETGALDAETLEFRNPFSDGVIAVGLLGEHHGETEDEHAEHAGEGGLSVARFAAIVYTLGPIGWLLEALVTAGILGYVARVRPSLVFGEPTAEDHHPHYGDEHGRH from the coding sequence ATGTCGCACATCCACATCCCGGACGGCGTGCTCCCCTGGTGGCTGTGGCTCGGCGGCTGGGCGCTCGCATTCGGCCTGCTCGCGGTCGCATCCCGCCGGGCAAAGCAAGCCGAGTCACGCCGGGCGGTGCCGCTCATCGGGGCCGTCTCCGCGCTCGTGCTCGTTTCGATGGGGAGCGAGATCGTCCCGCTTGCCTACCACATCAACCTCACCGTGATCGCCGGTGTACTGCTCGGCCCGTGGCTCGGCGCGATATCGGCGTTCATCGTCGTGCTCGTACTGGCGCTGATGGGGCACGGCGGCATCACGGTGGTCGGGCTCAACACGCTCGTGATCGCGACCGAGATGGCGCTGGGCTGGGCGCTTGTGCGCGGCGGGGCACGCCTGCTCGGGCCGACGCGCATCAGGCCGCTCGCCGCCGTGGCGACCGTACTGACCCTCGCGATCACCACCACGATGCTCGTCGGCATCGTGGCGCTCGCCGGCACCGGGGCGACCGCGCGCGAGACCGGAGCGCTCGATGCCGAGACGCTCGAGTTTCGGAACCCGTTCTCCGATGGCGTCATCGCCGTCGGCCTGCTCGGCGAGCACCACGGAGAGACCGAGGATGAGCACGCCGAACATGCGGGTGAAGGCGGGCTCTCGGTGGCACGCTTCGCGGCGATCGTGTACACCCTCGGGCCGATCGGGTGGCTGCTCGAGGCGTTGGTGACCGCAGGCATCCTCGGCTACGTGGCGCGGGTGCGCCCCTCGCTCGTGTTCGGCGAGCCGACCGCCGAAGACCACCACCCCCACTACGGCGACGAACACGGGAGGCACTAG
- a CDS encoding energy-coupling factor transporter transmembrane component T, with protein MDITAVDRSAVLGDTLLHRAAPASKLIAAGLLLGAVVSVNDPLVAAGLALSLTGAAAAVRLPLRQMLPLALYPTLFALVFAFAAAPGPVTGALFVLKAVTAALAVVTLMFSTPYPQVFAPIQRITPTIVGDALLMTYRSLFILAEKFGDLLRAVRLRSGISARQPVRAARATVRALGGLLLYSFDLSQREYDILRLRGYEGGLRVSTRRSVEPAADVAAVAYAAIVLAVVLVFRTFPNNLGGYSWLVTAAGTLDLALGLLIGRRRA; from the coding sequence GTGGACATCACTGCTGTCGACCGCTCGGCCGTGCTCGGCGACACGCTACTCCACCGCGCCGCACCCGCGAGCAAGCTCATCGCCGCCGGCCTGCTGCTCGGCGCTGTTGTGAGCGTGAATGACCCGCTCGTCGCGGCCGGGCTTGCGCTCTCGCTCACCGGTGCGGCGGCGGCCGTGCGCCTTCCGCTCCGGCAGATGCTGCCGCTGGCGCTCTACCCGACGCTCTTCGCGCTGGTCTTCGCCTTCGCAGCAGCCCCCGGACCGGTGACCGGCGCGCTCTTCGTCCTCAAGGCGGTGACCGCCGCGCTCGCAGTGGTGACGCTCATGTTCTCGACCCCCTACCCGCAGGTCTTCGCGCCCATCCAGCGCATCACGCCGACGATCGTCGGCGACGCCCTGCTGATGACGTACCGATCTCTGTTCATCCTCGCCGAGAAGTTCGGCGACCTGCTGCGCGCCGTGCGTCTGCGCTCGGGCATCTCGGCGCGCCAGCCGGTGAGAGCGGCGCGCGCGACCGTCCGCGCACTCGGCGGACTGCTGCTTTACTCCTTCGACCTCTCGCAGCGCGAATACGACATCTTGCGTCTGCGCGGCTACGAGGGCGGGCTGCGCGTGAGCACCCGCCGCAGCGTCGAACCTGCGGCCGACGTCGCAGCCGTGGCGTACGCCGCGATCGTGCTCGCCGTGGTGCTCGTCTTCCGCACCTTCCCCAACAACCTCGGCGGCTACTCATGGCTCGTGACCGCGGCGGGCACACTCGACCTCGCACTCGGCTTGCTGATCGGACGGAGACGCGCATGA
- a CDS encoding ATP-binding cassette domain-containing protein, whose product MKGHIHDHGPLAGAEEIVRISCIRHTYEDGTSVHLCGLDFLAHTGARVAVLGPNGSGKTTMLFHILGLLKSQEGEVRVFGMSPADEWTSIRRRIGVVLQNVDEQLLAPTVIDDVAFSPRQYGLPEGEALDRAHVALGLLGIEHLADRVPHNLSGGEKRKVALAGALVMDPELLVLDEPFEGLDPASRSALQDLMSMLARERGMTIIMSTHDIDSVPEFADYAYVLAPGGAIALSGTPEELFANADTLAEGNIEPPILAELFARLRERDATAPPLALSVAEAVDALAEWKGCSA is encoded by the coding sequence ATGAAGGGGCACATTCACGACCACGGACCGCTTGCAGGGGCCGAGGAGATCGTCCGGATCTCGTGCATCCGCCACACCTACGAGGACGGCACCTCGGTGCATCTGTGCGGCCTCGACTTCCTCGCGCACACCGGCGCGCGCGTGGCCGTACTCGGCCCGAACGGCTCGGGCAAGACCACGATGCTCTTCCACATCCTCGGCCTGCTGAAGAGCCAGGAGGGCGAGGTGCGGGTGTTCGGCATGTCCCCCGCCGACGAGTGGACGAGCATCCGCCGACGCATCGGCGTGGTGCTGCAGAACGTGGACGAGCAGTTGCTCGCTCCCACCGTGATCGACGACGTGGCGTTCTCGCCGCGCCAGTACGGGCTGCCTGAAGGCGAGGCGCTCGACCGGGCGCACGTGGCGCTCGGCCTGCTCGGCATCGAGCATCTTGCCGACCGGGTACCGCACAACCTCTCCGGCGGCGAGAAGCGCAAGGTCGCGCTTGCGGGCGCGCTCGTGATGGACCCCGAGCTGCTCGTGCTCGACGAGCCCTTCGAGGGACTCGACCCGGCCTCGCGCAGCGCGCTGCAGGATCTCATGAGCATGCTCGCGCGGGAGCGCGGGATGACCATCATCATGTCGACGCACGACATCGACTCGGTGCCGGAGTTCGCCGACTACGCCTACGTGCTCGCCCCCGGCGGCGCCATAGCGCTCTCGGGTACGCCCGAGGAGCTGTTCGCGAACGCCGACACACTCGCCGAGGGCAACATCGAGCCGCCGATCCTGGCCGAGCTCTTCGCGCGACTGCGGGAGCGCGACGCCACCGCGCCGCCGCTTGCGCTCTCGGTGGCCGAGGCCGTGGACGCGCTTGCCGAGTGGAAAGGCTGCAGCGCCTAG
- a CDS encoding DUF1801 domain-containing protein has protein sequence MTNRSSATTIDEYIAEFPPDVQAVLEEMRALIHALAPDAVETISYAIPTFDLGGKHLVHFAGYEKHVGLYPAPSGMEAFKEDLKPYKTGKGSVRFPLDQPLPTELVRRIVEFRLTEVTGESVR, from the coding sequence ATGACAAACCGTTCTTCGGCCACCACGATCGACGAGTACATCGCGGAGTTCCCACCCGATGTACAAGCGGTTCTCGAGGAGATGCGTGCGCTCATCCACGCGCTGGCGCCGGATGCTGTCGAGACCATCAGCTACGCGATCCCGACGTTCGACCTCGGCGGCAAGCACCTTGTGCACTTCGCAGGCTACGAGAAGCACGTCGGCCTCTATCCTGCGCCGAGCGGCATGGAGGCGTTCAAGGAGGACCTCAAGCCGTACAAGACCGGCAAGGGCTCCGTGCGGTTCCCACTCGACCAGCCGTTGCCCACAGAGCTCGTAAGGCGCATCGTGGAATTCCGATTGACCGAGGTCACGGGGGAGTCAGTACGGTAG
- a CDS encoding aspartate/glutamate racemase family protein gives MKTIGIIGGMSWESTVPYYRRINELVKERLGGLHSARIVMVSVDFHDIEVLQSAGRWEEGAAAMADAARSLEAAGADCVVLATNTMHKVADAIEAAVSVPMLHIADAAGEAILRASIGTVGLLGTRFTMEQDFYRTRLTERFGLEVLVPGPEDREFVNRVIYTELCCGILSEESRAEFRAIIGRLIAEGAEGIILGCTEIPLLVSADDSAVPLFDTGELHAAAAVAFALGGS, from the coding sequence ATGAAGACCATCGGCATCATAGGCGGCATGAGCTGGGAGTCGACCGTTCCGTACTACCGGCGCATCAACGAGCTGGTGAAGGAACGGCTGGGCGGGCTGCACTCGGCGCGCATCGTGATGGTGAGCGTCGACTTCCACGACATCGAGGTGCTGCAGTCGGCGGGCAGGTGGGAGGAGGGGGCGGCCGCGATGGCCGATGCCGCCCGCTCGCTCGAGGCGGCCGGCGCGGACTGCGTGGTGCTCGCCACCAACACGATGCACAAGGTGGCCGACGCCATCGAAGCCGCCGTGAGCGTGCCGATGCTCCACATCGCCGACGCCGCGGGCGAAGCTATCCTTCGCGCGAGCATCGGCACCGTGGGACTTCTCGGCACGCGCTTCACGATGGAGCAGGACTTCTACCGCACGCGCCTCACGGAGCGCTTCGGCCTCGAGGTGCTCGTGCCGGGGCCCGAGGATCGTGAGTTCGTGAACCGCGTCATCTACACCGAGCTGTGCTGCGGCATCCTCTCGGAGGAGTCGCGCGCCGAGTTCCGCGCGATCATCGGACGCCTCATCGCCGAAGGCGCTGAAGGCATCATCCTCGGCTGTACCGAGATCCCGCTGCTGGTCTCGGCGGACGATTCGGCCGTTCCGCTGTTCGACACGGGCGAGCTCCACGCCGCCGCGGCGGTGGCGTTCGCGCTCGGGGGGAGCTGA
- a CDS encoding GNAT family N-acetyltransferase produces the protein MEIGRVLSTDLEAIGRLHAHFWGDVSDASAMAETLRHLGADSDHALLAARIDGTCVGTATGVVCRGLYGGADAYLVIEDVVVDPEYRRQGVATALLGELERFAREHGCKQMILLTESCRADAAALYESAGFAARWTGYKKKL, from the coding sequence GTGGAGATCGGCCGAGTCCTGAGCACCGACCTTGAAGCCATCGGCAGGCTGCACGCGCACTTCTGGGGTGACGTGTCCGATGCCAGCGCGATGGCCGAGACGCTCCGGCATCTCGGAGCGGATTCCGATCACGCGCTGCTTGCGGCGCGAATCGACGGGACCTGCGTGGGGACGGCGACCGGCGTGGTGTGCCGCGGACTGTACGGCGGCGCCGACGCGTACCTCGTGATCGAGGACGTGGTGGTCGATCCGGAGTATCGTCGGCAAGGCGTGGCCACGGCCCTTCTCGGCGAGCTGGAGCGCTTCGCGCGCGAGCACGGCTGCAAGCAGATGATCCTGCTCACCGAGTCGTGCCGCGCTGACGCGGCGGCGCTCTACGAATCGGCGGGCTTCGCAGCGCGATGGACGGGGTACAAGAAGAAGCTATGA
- a CDS encoding HAD hydrolase-like protein has translation MSRGFSTLVFDLDGTLSDPSVGIARSLNHALGTHGFPIVPEVLLAAEIGPPLDEIFGRLVPADAVDAIPALVATYRERYARLGFSENEVYPEIPAALERLAAVARLGVCTSKLASYSVKILELFGIREHFSFVDGGDIGVKKSQQLAGLLGRGEIDGEAVMIGDRSVDIEAAHTNGLRSIGVLWGFGSAEEIASARPTHVAATVGELVRLVTPT, from the coding sequence ATGAGTCGCGGCTTCTCGACGCTCGTCTTCGATCTCGACGGCACGCTGAGCGATCCGAGCGTGGGCATCGCCCGAAGCCTCAATCACGCGCTGGGCACGCACGGGTTCCCGATCGTACCGGAGGTGCTGCTCGCTGCTGAGATCGGACCGCCGCTCGACGAGATCTTCGGCAGGCTGGTACCCGCTGATGCCGTTGACGCGATCCCCGCACTCGTGGCCACGTACCGGGAGCGCTATGCGAGGCTGGGCTTCTCCGAGAACGAGGTGTACCCGGAGATCCCCGCAGCGCTCGAACGGCTCGCCGCGGTCGCCCGGCTCGGCGTCTGCACGTCCAAGCTCGCATCGTACTCGGTGAAGATCCTCGAGCTGTTCGGCATCCGCGAGCACTTCAGCTTCGTCGACGGCGGCGACATCGGCGTGAAGAAGAGCCAGCAGCTCGCCGGGCTGCTCGGTCGGGGCGAGATCGATGGCGAGGCGGTCATGATCGGCGACCGCAGCGTGGACATCGAGGCCGCGCATACCAACGGCCTGCGCTCCATCGGCGTGCTCTGGGGATTCGGAAGCGCCGAGGAGATCGCGTCGGCCCGGCCCACGCACGTTGCTGCCACCGTCGGGGAGCTCGTGCGGTTGGTCACGCCGACGTAG
- a CDS encoding isoprenylcysteine carboxylmethyltransferase family protein: MRGGRMMAEGGTPKIRGRDYPGLGLGGLLVVLQAGVCVIGGSGPARWLAVVGVVLGSIALLVLVVPVIQFKRVGGVAKGDIFANTTVVVDTGLYAIVRHPQFTAAWLLALALALYSQSVPASVLGLMAVAAFLVDFRRADARDRKKFGDAYADYMRRVPGWNPVAGLWRMLRRRTRFDVRIRP, translated from the coding sequence ATGAGAGGCGGTCGGATGATGGCCGAAGGCGGAACGCCGAAGATCCGGGGCCGTGACTACCCCGGTCTCGGACTCGGCGGGCTTCTCGTCGTCTTGCAGGCAGGCGTCTGCGTGATCGGCGGTTCCGGGCCAGCGCGATGGCTGGCAGTCGTCGGCGTGGTCCTCGGCTCGATCGCGCTGCTCGTCCTCGTCGTTCCCGTCATCCAGTTCAAGCGCGTGGGGGGCGTTGCGAAGGGCGACATCTTCGCGAACACTACGGTGGTCGTGGATACGGGCCTGTACGCGATCGTCCGCCACCCGCAGTTCACCGCGGCCTGGCTGCTCGCGCTCGCCCTGGCGCTGTACTCGCAGAGCGTTCCGGCGAGCGTCCTCGGCCTGATGGCAGTCGCGGCGTTCCTCGTGGACTTCCGGCGTGCCGACGCGCGCGATAGGAAGAAGTTCGGCGATGCATACGCGGATTACATGCGGCGCGTTCCGGGTTGGAACCCCGTGGCGGGACTCTGGAGGATGCTGCGGCGACGCACCCGCTTCGACGTCCGGATCCGCCCCTAA